The genomic DNA ACCCTGACCGGCAGACCGATGGCACCGGCATGTTGCGGATCAAATGAAAACAGCAGAAAATCCCGTCGCTTTGCAAGTATCACCACCATGGTGAAAATCGCGATTATGCTGGTCAGAACAATATCCTGAGGCGTCAGGCCCAGCATGTTTCCGAACAGGATGTGATCCAGATGGACATTGGTTTCGACCTTCAGATACATCACCAGGCCAAGCCCGAACATGCCGGAAAACACCACGCCCAGGACCGTATCCTGTTTGACCCGGCTGTTTTCCTGAATATAGCCGGCCGCCAGCGCACACAGCATTCCGGCGAGAAAGGCACCGACCACAACGGGGATGCCGAGCACAAAGGACACCACCACACCGGGCAGCACCGCATGGGACACGGCATCGCCCATCAGCGCCCATCCCTTCAGCACCAGAAAACACGACAACAGCGCTGCTGCTGCGGCGATCAGGACCGTAATCAGAAATGCCTGCTGCATGAACGGAAATGAAAATGGCACCCAGAAAAACTCAAGCATGGTGTTCAGCATTCAAAGTGGCGCGCCTGCGGGCAGCGAGCCTTCCATGTTTAGGGGCAAATACAAAGGCAGCGAGAAAAATCAGCGTCTGGAACACAACGATAATACCGCCGGTGGCGCCATCAATGTAATAGCTGCCATAAGCTCCGACCCAGCTTGTCACGGTGCCGATGACGACGGCAATGGCGATGAGGCGGGGAAAGCGGTCTGTCAGCAGATAGGCCGTAGCGCCGGGTGTTACCACCATCGCAATCACCAGAAAGGCCCCGACAGTCTGCAGCGCAGCAACCGTGGAGGCACTCAGCAGAGTAAAGAACAGCACCTTCATGGCGCTCGGATTAATACCGATCGAGCGGGCATGACTTTCATCAAAGAATGTCACCATCAGATCCTTCCACTTCACCATCAGAATAGCCAGAGAGATGCCGCCGATCAGAACCAGCTGAATCGTGTCAAGGGTGCTGATGGCGAGCACATTGCCGAGAATAATGGTCTGTATGTTGACCGACGACGGCGACAGCGACACCATGAACAGGCCGAGCCCGAAAAAACTTGTGAAGATCATCCCGATAATGGCGTCTTCGCGCAATTTGGTGCGCTGATTCAGAAACAGCATCGCGCCCGCGGCCAGCCCGCCGGCAAAAAAGGCGCCTAGAGCAAAGGGCAATCCCAGCATATAGGCGCCGGCCACTCCGGGGACGATAGCGTGGGACAGCGCATCACCGATCAGCGACCAGCCTTTCAGCATCAGGAAGGCCGACAGAAAGGCACATACGGCCCCGACAAGGGCACTGACAAACATCGCCTTCAGCATGAAGCCATATTGGAACGGCTCCAACAGCAACTCGATCATCCGCGCTTGTCCTCGCTTGTCTCAGGCATGTGAGGCTCTTCATGCGCCGCACCGGTTTCGCCATACAGCACGAAGGGGCGTTCATCATCGGTGATCACCGTCACCTGCCGTGCATCATCGTCATCATGCAGATCAGCGCCACTGAGCACGTGGTGGCGCAGCACGCCGCCGAACGCATTCTGCAGATTGTCCTGGGTGAAGACCTGTTCGGTCGGTCCGGCCGCAAGAATGGTGCCTCGGATCAGCACAACGCGGTCGCAGAAATCCGGTACCGATCCCAGATTATGCGTCGCCACGAGCATCAGCCGACCCTCACTGCGCAATTCGCGCATCAGATCGATAATGGTGGTCTCGGTGGTGACATCGACACCGGTAAAGGGTTCATCAAGCAGAATAATTCTGGCTTCCTGTGCCAGCGCCCGGGCGAGAAACACCCTTTTTTTCTGACCGCCGGACAATTCCCCGATCTGGCGTTGGGAATAGGCTGACATGCCGACCCGGTTTAGCGCTTCATCAACCTTTTGCCGGTCTATCGGCCGTGGTATGCGCAGAAAATTCATGTGGCCGTAGCGCCCCATCATCACCACATCTTCCACCAGAACGGGAAAGTTCCAGTCGACTTCCTCATTCTGCGGAACATAGGCGACCACATTGCGTTTCAACGCGCGTTTGGCATCTTCCCCAAGAATGAGGACTCGTCCCCGGCTGATCGGAACGAACCCCATTATGGCCTTGAACAGGGTTGATTTTCCGCTGCCATTGACCCCGACCAGTGCCGTGATGCTGCCGCAGGGAATCTTGAAACTGGCATCATGCAATGCCGTGTGTCCGTTGCGGTAGGCAACGCTGACACCTTCCACGGACAGGCCTGCAGGCTCTGCCGCCTCAAGCTGGCCCACATCACTATTCATCAGAAAATCCCTTGGCAACCGTCTCCACCGTCACCCGAAGCATGTCCAGGAAGGTCGGGACCGGCCCGTCAGCCTCTGACAGGGAGTCAACATACAGAACGCCGCCATAACGGGCACCGGTTTCCGCGGCAACCTGCCGCGCCGGTTTGTCGGAAACCGTGCTTTCGCTGAACACAACCGGGATATTTTCGGCCCGCACCTTGTCAATCACGGCACGAACCTGTTGCGGCGACCCCTGCGCATCCGCATTGATCGGCCATAAAAACAGCTCTTTGAAGCCCAGATCGCGAGCCAGATAGGAAAATGCTCCCTCACTGGTTACCAGCCAGCGCTTCTCCGGCGCGATGCCCGCCAATTGCGCCCGCAATGGTGCCAGGGTTTCGTCAAGTGTCGCACTGTAACGGGCGGCGTTTGCATTATAGACCGCTGCATTTTCCGGATCATGAGTGGCCAGCGCAGCACGGATATTTTCGACATAGATCAAGGCTGAGACCGGCGACATCCAGGCATGGGGATTGGGCTTTCCCTCATACGGTCCGCTGCCGATCCCGATCGGCTCGACACCGTCACTGACGACAGCGCTGGGAACCCCGCGCAGATTCCTGAAAAACCGTTCGAACCACAATTCCAGACCGAAGCCGTTCCACAGCACAAGGTCAGCGTCCTGGGCCTTCAGAATATCACGCGGCGTTGGCTGATAATTGTGAATTTCGGCACCGGGTTTCGTTACCGAC from Pararhizobium sp. IMCC3301 includes the following:
- a CDS encoding metal ABC transporter permease → MIELLLEPFQYGFMLKAMFVSALVGAVCAFLSAFLMLKGWSLIGDALSHAIVPGVAGAYMLGLPFALGAFFAGGLAAGAMLFLNQRTKLREDAIIGMIFTSFFGLGLFMVSLSPSSVNIQTIILGNVLAISTLDTIQLVLIGGISLAILMVKWKDLMVTFFDESHARSIGINPSAMKVLFFTLLSASTVAALQTVGAFLVIAMVVTPGATAYLLTDRFPRLIAIAVVIGTVTSWVGAYGSYYIDGATGGIIVVFQTLIFLAAFVFAPKHGRLAARRRATLNAEHHA
- a CDS encoding metal ABC transporter substrate-binding protein, producing the protein MRTVILVAAAWVIIGSGVAASAAEKFKVVTTFTVISDMAQQVAGDAALVQSVTKPGAEIHNYQPTPRDILKAQDADLVLWNGFGLELWFERFFRNLRGVPSAVVSDGVEPIGIGSGPYEGKPNPHAWMSPVSALIYVENIRAALATHDPENAAVYNANAARYSATLDETLAPLRAQLAGIAPEKRWLVTSEGAFSYLARDLGFKELFLWPINADAQGSPQQVRAVIDKVRAENIPVVFSESTVSDKPARQVAAETGARYGGVLYVDSLSEADGPVPTFLDMLRVTVETVAKGFSDE
- a CDS encoding metal ABC transporter permease; translated protein: MNTMLEFFWVPFSFPFMQQAFLITVLIAAAAALLSCFLVLKGWALMGDAVSHAVLPGVVVSFVLGIPVVVGAFLAGMLCALAAGYIQENSRVKQDTVLGVVFSGMFGLGLVMYLKVETNVHLDHILFGNMLGLTPQDIVLTSIIAIFTMVVILAKRRDFLLFSFDPQHAGAIGLPVRVLHYGLLMLLSLTVVGALSAVGIILSIALVIAPGSIAFLLTDRFDRMLLYSVLIAVFSSIVGIFASFHLDSAPAPTIVVLMALLFVVVFLLGPKSGVLRKPASF
- a CDS encoding manganese/iron ABC transporter ATP-binding protein; its protein translation is MNSDVGQLEAAEPAGLSVEGVSVAYRNGHTALHDASFKIPCGSITALVGVNGSGKSTLFKAIMGFVPISRGRVLILGEDAKRALKRNVVAYVPQNEEVDWNFPVLVEDVVMMGRYGHMNFLRIPRPIDRQKVDEALNRVGMSAYSQRQIGELSGGQKKRVFLARALAQEARIILLDEPFTGVDVTTETTIIDLMRELRSEGRLMLVATHNLGSVPDFCDRVVLIRGTILAAGPTEQVFTQDNLQNAFGGVLRHHVLSGADLHDDDDARQVTVITDDERPFVLYGETGAAHEEPHMPETSEDKRG